The Branchiostoma lanceolatum isolate klBraLanc5 chromosome 5, klBraLanc5.hap2, whole genome shotgun sequence region TGTTGGCATGTTTTTTCTCCAGCAAGTCCGTCTCTATTGATTCGAGTCTTGGATCCCCTTTTCATCAATTTGTGTAAAAACGTATCTTACGCAATTTGCAAGCAGCTACGGTTTTTAAGTCAAGGAAATCTCATTATTGCATTCTGTTTGGTACAAGATCGTAACGTTACACTACAGGTTTACACAACGGGAAGTGCAGTTTCTATCTCCTCTTGAACGCCAATCAACCCTGTTCAATCTCGGGCAACTTTTATATGTTTTATATGTCTGGCTAAGTATTTCAAGTCATTTAAAACAACTGTTCGGTGTGAATCTATCAATTTATTTGACGTGTGTGTTTTACAGTCGATATGTGTATCTAcccaacttcaacttcaagagAAGTTAAATATGCTAGAAATAGTTTGTAGACACGGGAAAACGTTTTAAAATTGAACCCATTGTTGATTTCTTAGAATACACATCCTAGCTTGGTTTTCCAGACAGCCATATATGAAGCTCATTCACACTCCCCAGGGTGCCAGGTAGCAGCCTGGCCTGTCCAGCGGCACCCCACCTGAAAAGTTTTCACAGTAGGTGGAGAGGGGGTAATTATTGAACAATGgggaaaatgtgtgaaaattgcggtcaaaggtggttgctaTGTGTTGCTAGGGTAGCCAACGCCCATTTCAGCGAACTGCCAGAAAGTGACTTACGGTTAGTGAGATGCTACacaaatctttttttatttgttcaaAGCACTGATTAGTATACATTTCTTGGTCGTTTCTCAGTTTAAATCGTCTACCATAATGTGCACATAACATTCTAATACGTGTTGTTTTTTGATGCAGCAAAATTGTGCTGACATTAAAGGGCAAGTGGAAGCGTTCGCCCAAACCCTGGTTGCCGCCATCATGAAGAGGAAAAGCGTGCTCCAGACAAAGGTTGACGTAGAGAAAGACCAGAAGCTGAAGACGCTGGGGCAGCAGCTCGGCCAGTGGGCAGACACCGGGACGGGCATCTCAGCTGCTATTACAGAGGCTGAAGCACTTCTGAATGAAGAGGACCCCATCACCTTTCTTCAGGTATGATAGCACTACTGACTTCCTATCGCTAGTTTTTACAGTGCCATTGCGTACACCAATTGCTTACAAAGCATTACACGGTAAAATAAGCTTGGGGTCTGTATTCAGGGTACTCAGCTCAGGGTTTTAAAAAGAGTGCAATGTAATTTCATGGTGACGTGTGGGGGAAATGttatttctttacatgatttatAATGGTCACAGTTACTGTAACCGTCGAAAAGGATTGATATAGGGGATAGTCTCAGCTCAGATGTACTATGGTGTATTTTGTGACTTAATTGTTACCAGTTAAACTGGTAACAATTAAGTCACAAAATACACTATAGTACATCTGAGCTGAGACTATCCCCTATATCAATCCTTTTCGACTGTTACATTTGAAGTTATTATACGAGCTTGCATGCAAAAACACCGTCTGAAATGCTTTCCTCCAATGAAGatatttacatgtttgtatttttcttttatcttctaGACATCTAAGACGGTGGTAGACAGGTAAGATACTTCACTGATTATACGGTAAATGACATATGACCATATTGAATACACTGTACCAGTTACCAATTTACAGTTGTCATATGACATATCAAGAGTTTTGATCCCATTAAAAGATACAAGGTTAATTTATGTATATCATCGTCTTTTCATCTGTTGCCATTGTTGGTTAATACAAATTGATGACAACAAATCGCCAAATACTGTAATTGTATTTCACACCTAACATGAACAAAAAATGACCTGTATTGCCAGAATCGCTGCCTTCGAATCCTTGGAGGAACGTAAGTTGAACACCACTGACAATTTCGTCCACAACACCCTTCTGGTCTCCGACCTGGAACAAAAGGTGTCGTCCCTGGACTTTCTGCAAGGTTCGTTCTGTCGATTTGCATTGACCAACGCTACTATATCTTGTCTTTTGTTTTAACTGAACAAGCTTAAGTCACTGTGAtcaaaatgtatctttgtaatGCATTGCGTACACACGCATATAGAATGGATACTTGATGTGTAATTAGCTGAAGTCGCATGCTAATAATATAAAAAGGTGGAGTTAATTATAAGCTGTAAACAAGATTGTTGCTTGAACTTCATCTACATGGTTAGAATGGATTTGATGATATAAACATATCATAATTAAGCAGAATTGCAGTCAACAAAAGTTGGGATAATAGAAATTCCACCACAACCGTGAAGACTGGTGGTTAACGTTGTTACTTTACTTAACTTACACTAGCAGAGACACTTTTCCAACTATTCAGCCCCAGAAGCGCCAAAGATTCTGACCGACAAGTGCACGGCTGGTCGTGACCACATCACCGTCTGCTGGGCTGCAGGAGGAACCACGCCAGTCGACAAATACAACATCTGGTACGGAAAGGAGAATCAGAAAGAGTGGCAAGGGTCGTTTTCCTCCGCCAACTACTCCATCAAAGTGCCGGATTTGGAAGGGAACACGGCTTATATAGTTTGTGTTATGGCGATCAATGCAGCAGGAAACGCTGAATCCAAAATTGTGAACATCAAAACAAAACGTGGTGGtaagttatgtttttttctgttggaCACTGAAGCTATGTGTAACAATTAGTACATCGGTGACTAACATTTCTCAATTGGCTCCAAATGGGTCGGTATTAAAAAAGGTCACAACCATTACCATGTATCTTAATGTAGCCATAGGTTACCGGTCATCAACTTAAACGTATCCCAATGTTGTCATAGGCGTTAATGATACTATCTATACATTACTAATTCATAATGTGTAAGATCTATCCATACTGTGTCTCATCATACTTTgtctcatgaatattcaactGCCCTCGTGAACCAAATAATtgacattacattttgtttatttgactGATTGCCATCTAAGTCAGTAGTTCGTTTGACAATAAGTTGAAATAATCACTTTGTCCAGAGCTTGGCACAACATTATCCCCCACCCAAATATACACCGAAATGATTAACTTTAAACATCATCATAGATGATAGAGGCATGCGAGTCTTATCTATACAGAACAGATGACGTAAAAATCGCTTGGTGatgttgacctttttttttatttttatgatCATCTCATGTCAGGTCAGCTGCAGTTCAAACTTGACAGTGGGACATCTCAAGCTTCAATGGTCGTGGCCGATGATGGCTTGTCTGTCACGTGTTCTCGACTGAGCGTTAGTCAAGCGTTTAGTTCCAACCAAGCTCGAGGCTTCAGTCAAGCATTCTCAGGCGTCTACCAACCACCCCAAGGCTTCAGTCAAGCATTCTCAGGCGTCTACCAACCACCCCAAGGCTACAACCAACCACTTACAGGCGTGTTGGGTAATGTTGCTATTGATAAGGGACGACACTATTGGGAGGTAGATGTGAAAGGGAGCACTGATTTTGGGTTGGGTGTAGCCTATCCTCGTGATAAGCAATCCATGGGACCAAGGGGACCGTTCATGGGCtcatatcaaaaccaacaatacATGATGTATGCTTCCCTTTATCAGGAAGGGCGTAACGGTGAGAAAACTTACAAAATTTCTCGTGTTGGGATGGACGGGAGTGTTAGTCAGTCTCCACGTGGGGCTATGGCTAATCAGCTTTTTGGGCAAAGGGTTACTCAGCATAACCAACCTTCGCATAAGCACTTGACAAAAGTAGGTATCGTACTTGACTACGATGGTGGTTCTATCTCGTATTATGACCAGAACCACAGCCTCATTACGTCACAAACTCAACAGTTTTCCCAGCCGGTATATCCCTGTCTGATTGTCAAGGATCAGGGAGGCACCCTCAGCCTGGTGTAGGACTGTGATTAGCCCGAAGGTTTGGAGTAATTTACATTGGTAGCGAGTGATGGGTTTACCACAGTGTGCTATGTCCTCCGTCCACATTCTATAGTTGAATTCATCTGGTAATGTATCTCTATCCCCTAACTTTAAAAATTTGATACACTTCAATATGTGAAAACAGAATTTCgaacaaaatgtgttttgtgaagaGGGATCTTTACTGCACATGCATATCACTTTATTGTGATTTCTTGTTATTGTGTGACAGTTTGGGAAATTCTTATAAAGTATCATGCCATTTGCTTAAGCTGTGAACCTTTGATTTGTTAACTTCTTGCATTCCACAGATCTTTTTAGAATATCTTTTTAactgtttgttgtatttttttgttcccATTGTAGATTGATGCATTTTTCTTAATGTTGATTTAGTCCTGTAGAGCAGATTGCATAGGGTTTGAATAATGGCTACATTCCTGGTGGAGCACCCCATATAGGGTTTAGGTGTTGTCCTCTTATATATTGTAGATCTAGTGATACTACTGTTACAGAATCAATGTCTTGCTAGAATTGCTTCTGTAGCAGAATTAAACTAATTCATATCGTTCATCACAATGAGGAAATGGGACGACACAGCATGGAAGACATAGATTGTTTACTCATTggcaaagactggtgttgttcCGTCGAAAATATGGGTCCCATTTTCATATTGTGTAGGAAGTTACAGTTTGCTACTGCTACAACGTGCTACATGGTTTATCTTGGTCGATCGATCGGGGTTATGATTTTACCAATACACAACATCATTGGTCCGCTCTCATGTTAGTATTTGTGTATTACTAAATCAAGTCAGCTTTGAGGCTTTGTTTGCTAATCGTTGACGTTACAATCCTTAGTACCATGGTGGGCTAACTTAAGTATGATAATATGCTGTATAAACAGATTTGTCATTAAATCCTATATATCTACATTGAaccgtctgtttttttttattttgtgcttgTTACTTTTTTTACTCCTCCAGTTGGTGCAAGCCTACAATTTAAACGTTAACAGAaaactttgaaatatgataatatgatTAAAATCTTTTGAATATTATCAGCTATAAGTAGTGGTGTGTATGATTACGTAAGTACTATTGGCATTAGTTCACATTAATTTTTTCGGTACGGggtaaaaatgaatgaataccCCCTTCATATTAAGATGAGCTACCGCATCCAAAATGTGTTGTGTTCTGAAACAATTATGATACAATGAACGACTGAAACAGTACGAAAGATTGTGGTAAAACGTTAAGAGGAAGAttggaaatcttttttttacaactgatacaagaaatatttctagttttctcATATCGATAAAACTTTTGAAAAGTAATTCGTGATAAGATTTTGTAATGACAGAGTTACTCCTTTGAAGCTTCATCACATTTTGTATTAGAATGGGATCATGGAGCATGAAAACTCTCAAACGTTGAGTATTTATGTCTTTTATGAAAGGTTACATATAATACCAACAAACTAGTTTCTGCGCTACAGTATTGCACAAGAGGTCGATTTTCCCGATTTGAATATACCGCGCTCACGACCCATCATCCCTTGCAAAACCTCAGCGCGGAGCCTCGCTTTCGCGATCAGGAAGGGCTTCTTTTTCATACCCGTCTATGTTTGATACCATGATACCGCCCCTGAATTGGACAGACGCGGAAGTTCGCTTGCCAGTCTGATTGAGGGTTTCCACCTTTACCACAACGAGCTTACTTCAACGCTTGCGTGACATTCCTTAGACCTTTAAGACAAGTACTGCTGTGTGTAGGACTTACAAACGACCAGCTACGACTCTTGGAAGAAGATCAACCGTGGCAGGCTCAGGTTAGACGTCACTTCGCCCGGTTCTGTTTTCATTGATGCGAAACCGTTGCACCTAAATACTGTCGATATGTGTAAGTTTAAGTACGAAGGGTAAACTGTGCCACAGAAGCACTGCACATGGGAtgtttcctttttgtttgtctttaacCTCAGCAAGATTGAATGCGCTCCAGACCTTTGTTAATGTAACGTAATATCTTACTCATCCAAATGTGCCCTAAAATCAAGTATTGGACTTTTGATTCAGAGTGTTACTGTTTACGACTAAGCTACCACACTACTATATGATCATGAGTACAATTTGCCACCATTACTCATGGTTGAAATGAGTGTCAACGCCATCGAAAGTAAACTACACCTTGACCAAATGACCTTACACGTCACTTGAAATGTTATTTGTGAAACCCAGTCAGGTGCACAGGTGCGGCTGGCTTTCATGAccccccaaccccaaccccacccACACACCTGCGGTACACTACACAGTGCAACTAACTAGGCAGTGTAAATAGGCATTAAGAACGGTAATAGTTTTACAAATTACCCACTTGGCAAAGAAATAGAGCTGTTTTCAAACGCTACTATAGTTACGACAACCAAGTAAACCAAACCCTGACCACATGACCTTACGCGCCGCTGGGAATGTTGTTGATGAAATCTGATCAGGTGCACCGAGCGGGGAGGGGGCTTTCATATCACCGCCAAACAACACACACCTGAACTACAGTACAACTTACAGGCATTAGAAACGTGGCGGATGTGGCTAGGAAGGAGAGAGTAGGTTTCCTTGTATTGTTGTCCAAGGATGACATGTTGGAGCAGTGTAATGAGTTTCTAATGCGTTCGCATCCGAAGTTATGTAGGTTTTGATGCATACTATTATTCTCTTCTCTTGAAGTGTAGGGGCCAGTAAAGTAAGATGACGTCCTTGGCTGAAGAACTGACCTGTCCGGTCTGCCTGGACCTGTACGAACAGCCGGTACTCCTACCCTGTGCACACAGCCTGTGTAAAAGGTGCGCTGGTGACGTTTTTGCTGAAGCCTTGAGACAACCCCCTCCACAGCCTGTTGGACAAGGTGTGGCTCCCAAGGTAACGCCAATATAGAGACTGTATTATTTGACCAAATACATATACGCGGTCATATTTCTGTCAACATTTAAAGTAATCATAAGATCGTAAGATATGGCCTCAGACCAATTTACATCAGCAATGCAATGAAACAATTTTCGTCATGCCCACAGCATATCAAGTGCCCCAGCTGCAGACACGAGTTCCAGCTTCCCGACCTCGGAGTGGACGGACTGCGCCGGAACACTACACTGCAGAACATCGTCGACCGCTACCGGGAATCAAAGAACAAATCAGCAGCCCCCCAAGGGGTTCCTTGCGAGATGTGCGACAAAGAGCCACCAAACGACGCCGTGAAAACCTGTCAGGATTGTAGCAACTCCTACTGTGAGACGTGTTTGGCGACTTTCCACCCAATGAGGGGAGGCCTAGCGAGGCACAGGCTGACTGACGCATCGACAGCAACTCCTAAAGTATCGATGTGCACTGAGCATGCTCAGGAGAAGGTATATTTAGCCATTCTCTGCAAATCCAATACttcataagtacatgtacattgactaAAAAATCATGCAATTTACATTGGatgaaaacaagacaaaattcATTCAAAATTATTTCATTCTATTGTGTTTATACAAGATTTTCTGATCGTCTCTAAAATATGTTTTCCCCCAGGTGAACATGTACTGTAAGACAGACGAGTGTCTTGTCTGCTCTCTGTGCAAACTGGTTGGAAAACACAAGGACCACGAGGTCGCCGCAGTGTCGGACACATTCCAACAGAAGAAGGTAATTAGATTTATTAGATAATAAAGTCATTAACAATAATATCAAAAACCATACATAGCGGTCGAGGCACAAGAAATGTGGTATGGCACAGACTGTATCACTTCATCACTATTGTTGCTTTGTGTAGGAATCTGTTGGCGGGCGTGTTGCGGGGTTGATTCAGCTAAACGCAGAAGTAGAGTGTTTCGTGGGTAAAATCCAGGAGACGATGACAAAGACTGAGGTAATGTTTCATTTCTATAATCTATAAAGTTACCCGTTTAAGCTAACCCCAACAATTTGACATTGTAATTAGAGTGTGTTCTTCAAGCGTACTTTTTTTGGACTTATTTGAAAATGATACGTAGGCCAAGCTGTCCATCGACACTTGAGATTGTATCAAATCTTATTCTTCAACTATCCATTGTTTTTAAGGTTGTATCTTATATAATCACCATGACATACATTATAATCTTCTTTGCCGATGCAGCAAAATTGTGTTAACATCAAAGGGCGACTGGACGTGTTCGCCCAAACCCTGGTTGCCGCCATCATGAAGAGGAAAAGCGTGCTCCAGACAAAGGTTGACGTAGAGAAGGACCAGAAGCTTAGGACCTTAGGCCAGCAGCTGGACCAGTGGGCAGACACCGGGACGGGCATCTCAGCTGCTATTACAGAGGCTGAAGCACTTCTGAATGAAGAGGACCCCATCACCTTTCTACAGGTATAATCACAATGTCTCTATGTAATACGCAATAAGTCTGTTTGATATAACAAATCTGTAATACAACAAGTCATTTGCCAACGTTTTGACAGCGTTACTTTATAAACTTATATCTATCTTCGCAATTTTGGGGCAAGGTTAATCGTAGAGTCCTTTGATATACCGATGTGATACGTAGTTGTGGATAAACATGAAGTTACTACCTCTTGACCGGTCACACTGAGACCATTTGAGCAAGTTTTAAACGTGATGCGGAGGTTGCGTGTAAT contains the following coding sequences:
- the LOC136435887 gene encoding E3 ubiquitin-protein ligase Midline-1-like, producing the protein MTSLAEELTCPVCLDLYEQPVLLPCAHSLCKRCAGDVFAEALRQPPPQPVGQGVAPKHIKCPSCRHEFQLPDLGVDGLRRNTTLQNIVDRYRESKNKSAAPQGVPCEMCDKEPPNDAVKTCQDCSNSYCETCLATFHPMRGGLARHRLTDASTATPKVSMCTEHAQEKVNMYCKTDECLVCSLCKLVGKHKDHEVAAVSDTFQQKKESVGGRVAGLIQLNAEVECFVGKIQETMTKTEAKLSIDT
- the LOC136434267 gene encoding E3 ubiquitin-protein ligase Midline-1-like: MKRKSVLQTKVDVEKDQKLKTLGQQLGQWADTGTGISAAITEAEALLNEEDPITFLQTSKTVVDRIAAFESLEERKLNTTDNFVHNTLLVSDLEQKVSSLDFLQAPEAPKILTDKCTAGRDHITVCWAAGGTTPVDKYNIWYGKENQKEWQGSFSSANYSIKVPDLEGNTAYIVCVMAINAAGNAESKIVNIKTKRGGQLQFKLDSGTSQASMVVADDGLSVTCSRLSVSQAFSSNQARGFSQAFSGVYQPPQGFSQAFSGVYQPPQGYNQPLTGVLGNVAIDKGRHYWEVDVKGSTDFGLGVAYPRDKQSMGPRGPFMGSYQNQQYMMYASLYQEGRNGEKTYKISRVGMDGSVSQSPRGAMANQLFGQRVTQHNQPSHKHLTKVGIVLDYDGGSISYYDQNHSLITSQTQQFSQPVYPCLIVKDQGGTLSLV